A portion of the Gossypium arboreum isolate Shixiya-1 chromosome 8, ASM2569848v2, whole genome shotgun sequence genome contains these proteins:
- the LOC108468248 gene encoding uncharacterized protein LOC108468248 translates to MEAFRKVLEDCNLVDVGFCGNWFTWERGNLPETNIQERLDRGVATDGWLSLFPESQIQHLPHSFSDHCPLLLTTKWEEKSCFNRSFKFEAWWVMEETFFGEVRNIWKKSTRNFLNKLECVKRGLQEWANKILYCRKVNNELLTSKLIKLLEDDRTDENLAELIDTKVELNFEIEKDERY, encoded by the coding sequence ATGGAAGCTTTTCGAAAAGTGTTGGAAGATTGCAATTTAGTGGATGTGGGGTTTTGTGGGAACTGGTTCACGTGGGAAAGAGGAAATCTACCAGAGACAAATATTCAAGAACGTCTTGATAGGGGTGTGGCCACTGATGGTTGGTTGTCTCTATTTCCAGAGTCTCAAATTCAGCATTTACCTCATTCTTTTTCTGATCATTGTCCACTACTCCTTACTACAAAATGGGAAGAAAAGAGTTGCTTTAatagaagttttaaatttgaagcaTGGTGGGTCATGGAAGAAACATTTTTTGGAGAGGTTAGGAACATTTGGAAAAAGTCAACAAGGAATTTTTTGAACAAGCTGGAATGTGTCAAAAGAGGGTTACAAGAATGGGCTAATAAAATTCTTTACTGCAGGAAAGTAAATAATGAGCTGTTAacatcaaaattaataaaattactgGAAGATGATAGAACTGATGAAAATCTTGCAGAGCTTATTGACACAAAAGTAGAACTTAATTTTGAGATTGAGAAAGATGAACGTTATTGA
- the LOC108468247 gene encoding uncharacterized protein LOC108468247, whose product MKEVARTYFQNLFSAGRRGNYNHILSGIDQCIFDEDSSKLKERYTKEEIWEALKEMGPTKVPEDDGFSALFYQKCWSIIGEDTTSFRLNFLNEAYELLHTLKQKRVGKKGLMAVKLDMSKIYDRVEWKFVEGVMKKMGFDSDWVDSLMKCVTTVSYSVVFNGFTGQYFTPSRDLRQGDPLSPFLFLFCGEGLSSLISSNTQEGEKRVVTRVLGVRSSNNPERYLGLPNLVGRKKKESFQSLKDRLLQRIDNWSIKHLSQGGNEKNRGKKGIHWCAWKDMCALKDEGGNSPLLTWKSVWATKGLLEKGLCWRVGKGDRISIWSDIWIPNVEENRLQNQISNVNIEFVSDLIDEKSRSWKTKLLVNTFHTEIVKKIMQILLPRAVHDYFQVWGGEPSGNFSVRSAYKLLQRATLVPSNNNLQAEIKTFYRKLWNLHVPSKLKIIVWKISWNYIPTLANLKIKRVAVETQCPRKFGNGLLGFSTGEQANSVVFFAVDYGSSGQVLHSDVASPFTTEAFAGLDAIRLGSSMGFNACMILGDSKTVIKKCQSADYDRSVIGALIRDIQLLKIHFQDLGFLFIPKSENLFAHFTARKTLKENENHYLEAGVSSWVQIEVERLKSRAPD is encoded by the exons ATGAAAGAGGTTGCTAGAACGTATTTCCAAAATCTATTTTCAGCTGGAAGAAGAGGAAATTATAATCATATTTTATCGGGTATTGATCAATGTATTTTTGATGAAGATAGTTCTAAACTTAAGGAGAGATATACAAAAGAGGAGATATGGGAGGCACTGAAAGAAATGGGTCCGACAAAAGTACCTGAAGATGATGGATTTTCTGCTCTCTTTTATCAAAAGTGTTGGTCAATCATTGGAGAAGATACTACATCATTCCGCCTTAATTTTCTAAATGAAG CTTATGAACTACTTCATACTTTAAAGCAAAAAAGGGTGGGGAAGAAAGGGCTTATGGCAGTTAAACTAGATATGAGTAAAATATACGACAGGGTTGAGTGGAAGTTTGTAGAAGGAGTGATGAAGAAAATGGGTTTTGATTCAGATTGGGTGGATTCATTAATGAAGTGCGTAACGACAGTATCATACTCCGTAGTTTTTAATGGTTTTACTGGTCAATACTTTACCCCTTCTAGAGATCTTAGACAGGGCGATCCTTTAAGTCCttttttgtttctattttgtgGGGAAGGATTATCTAGCCTTATAAG TTCCAatacgcaagagggagagaaaagaGTTGTTACTAGGGTGCTCGGAGTACGCAGCTCAAATAATCCAGAGAGATATCTGGGTTTACCTAATTTAGTGGGGAGAAAGAAGAAAGAGTCTTTTCAAAGCTTAAAGGATAGATTACTACAACGAATTGATAATTGGAGTATAAAGCATCTTTCGCAAGGAGGAAATGAG AAAAATCGAGGTAAAAAAGGCATTCATTGGTGTGCTTGGAAGGATATGTGTGCATTAAAAGATGAAGGAG GAAATTCACCTTTACTTACCTGGAAAAGTGTGTGGGCAACTAAAGGACTTTTGGAGAAAGGATTGTGCTGGAGAGTCGGGAAGGGAGATCGCATTTCTATCTGGTCTGACATCTGGATACCGAATGTTGAGGAAAATAGATTGCAGAATCAAATAAGCAATGTTAATATTGAGTTTGTTTCAGATTTGATTGATGAAAAGAGTAGATCATGGAAAACAAAGTTATTGGTTAATACCTTTCACACAGAGATTGTTAAAAAAATCATGCAGATTCTATTGCCAAGGGCTGTGCACGACTATTTCCAAGTATGGGGAGGGGAACCATCTGGTAATTTCTCCGTTAGAAGTGCCTACAAACTATTACAAAGGGCTACACTGGTTCCTAGTAATAATAATTTACAGGCCGAGATTAAAACTTTCTACAGAAAACTATGGAACCTACATGTTccttcaaaactcaaaattatagTCTGGAAAATTTCCTGGAACTACATCCCTACTCTTGCTAATCTTAAGATAAAACGAGTTGCTGTGGAGACTCAATGCCCCAG GAAATTTGGGAATGGCTTACTTGGGTTTTCAACCGGGGAACAAGCGAACAGTGTCGTCTTTTTTGCTGTGGATTATGGATCATCTGGACAA GTACTTCACTCTGACGTTGCATCACCGTTTACGACGGAGGCTTTTGCAGGACTAGATGCAATAAGATTAGGTAGTTCCATGGGTTTTAATGCATGCATGATTCTGGGTGATTCTAAAACAGTTATCAAGAAATGTCAAAGTGCAGATTATGATAGATCGGTCATTGGAGCACTCATCAGAGATATCCAACTCTTAAAAATACACTTTCAAGACTTGGGGTTTCTTTTCATCCCAAAATCAGAAAATCTCTTTGCTCACTTTACCGCTAGAAAAACattgaaagaaaatgaaaatcaTTACCTAGAGGCAGGCGTCTCAAGCTGGGTTCAAATAGAAGTGGAGAGGCTAAAGTCGAGAGCTCCAGATTGA